A window of the Egibacter rhizosphaerae genome harbors these coding sequences:
- the hisB gene encoding imidazoleglycerol-phosphate dehydratase HisB — protein MTRTGESSRTTRETSVKVTLDLDGRGTVDVATGVPFLDHMLDQLGRHGRLDLTVHAQGDTEIDAHHTVEDTGLAIGEALGAALGERAGIERFGDATVPIDEALARVALDCSGRPYLVADLDWPLAVVGSYESHLTTHFLESLVAQARLSVHATLERAENGHHAHEAVFKALAVALRRAVAVTGEGVPSTKGSLG, from the coding sequence ATGACGCGAACGGGTGAGAGCAGCCGCACGACACGGGAGACCTCGGTGAAGGTCACCCTCGACCTCGACGGCCGCGGCACGGTCGACGTGGCGACCGGCGTGCCGTTCCTCGACCACATGCTCGATCAGCTCGGGCGGCACGGGCGGCTCGATCTCACCGTGCACGCCCAGGGCGACACCGAGATCGACGCGCACCACACGGTCGAGGACACGGGGCTCGCGATCGGGGAGGCGCTGGGGGCCGCCCTCGGGGAGCGCGCAGGCATCGAGCGCTTCGGCGACGCGACGGTGCCGATCGACGAGGCGCTGGCCCGCGTCGCGCTGGACTGCTCGGGCCGGCCGTACCTCGTGGCCGACCTGGACTGGCCGCTCGCGGTGGTCGGCAGCTACGAGTCCCATCTCACGACCCACTTCCTGGAGTCGCTCGTCGCGCAGGCGCGGCTGTCGGTGCACGCGACCCTCGAGCGGGCCGAGAACGGCCACCACGCGCACGAGGCCGTGTTCAAGGCGCTCGCCGTCGCGTTGCGCCGAGCGGTGGCGGTGACCGGTGAGGGCGTCCCCTCGACCAAGGGTTCGCTCGGATGA
- the hisC gene encoding histidinol-phosphate transaminase, whose amino-acid sequence MSERVPVREDLAAVQPYGAPQVDAPVRLNTNETPYPPPPSFVANLRERIGTLDLHRYPDREHGMLRAALAHRFGLGYDRVWAANGSNEILAQLHQAYGGPGRTVLGTRPGFAALPTIARTTATAHAELPLDDAYRVDVDTAVEAVTAHRPHLVCLARPNNPTGVSVALEVVRALHDASEALIVLDEAYAEFAADDALPLLGELPRLVITRTFSKAFRLAGVRLGYLLGPEWVVDDLHKVRLPYHLDAMTQTAGVVACELADEVTGHIGAIVAERERLAGRLRQLPGVTVSPSDANFLLVHVAADGVFDGLLARGVLVRDFSSAPGLQGCVRITVGTAEECDAAVAALADLLGSELPEG is encoded by the coding sequence GTGAGTGAGCGGGTGCCCGTCCGCGAGGACCTCGCCGCGGTCCAGCCCTACGGCGCGCCGCAGGTCGATGCGCCGGTGCGGCTCAACACCAACGAGACCCCGTATCCGCCGCCGCCGTCGTTCGTCGCGAACCTGCGCGAGCGGATCGGCACGCTCGACCTGCACCGGTACCCCGACCGCGAGCACGGGATGTTGCGGGCGGCGCTGGCCCACCGCTTCGGGCTCGGCTACGACCGGGTCTGGGCCGCCAACGGCTCGAACGAGATCCTCGCGCAGCTCCACCAGGCCTACGGGGGGCCGGGCCGGACCGTGCTCGGGACCCGCCCGGGCTTCGCCGCGCTGCCGACGATCGCGCGCACCACCGCCACCGCGCACGCGGAGCTGCCGCTGGACGACGCGTACCGCGTGGACGTGGACACCGCCGTCGAGGCCGTGACCGCCCACCGACCCCATCTCGTCTGCCTCGCGCGGCCCAACAACCCGACAGGGGTCTCGGTCGCGCTCGAGGTGGTGCGGGCCCTCCACGATGCGAGTGAGGCCCTCATCGTCCTCGACGAGGCCTACGCGGAGTTCGCCGCCGACGATGCGCTGCCCCTCCTCGGAGAACTGCCGCGCCTGGTCATCACGCGCACGTTCTCGAAGGCGTTCCGTCTGGCCGGCGTTCGTCTCGGCTACCTGTTGGGACCGGAGTGGGTCGTCGACGACCTCCACAAGGTCCGCCTGCCCTATCACCTGGACGCGATGACCCAAACCGCGGGCGTGGTCGCCTGCGAGCTCGCCGACGAGGTGACCGGCCACATCGGGGCCATCGTGGCCGAGCGCGAGCGCCTCGCCGGGCGGCTCCGGCAGCTCCCCGGGGTGACGGTCAGCCCGTCGGACGCGAACTTCCTGCTCGTGCACGTCGCCGCCGACGGCGTCTTCGACGGCCTCCTCGCCCGAGGGGTCCTCGTCCGCGACTTCTCCTCCGCGCCAGGGCTGCAGGGATGTGTGCGGATCACCGTCGGCACGGCCGAGGAGTGCGACGCGGCCGTGGCCGCCCTCGCGGACCTGCTCGGGAGCGAGCTCCCGGAAGGGTAG
- the hisD gene encoding histidinol dehydrogenase — MGTDATWPLRRLDLRGDREDPRSRLPRASEEQVAQVRRETDEVLAAVRAEGDTAVRRYTERFDGFGGDPRLEPGALDAALASTPADLREALERAADQIRWFHERCRPPDWEDTRGGARMGVRHAPIGRVGVYVPGGQAPLVSTALMTIVPARVAGVDEVVLATPPRPDGTPDPGILAAAAVAGGVDQAFRMGGAQAIGALAYGTESVPPCDKIVGPGAAHTAEAKQQVAMDGVCGIDLLAGVTEVAIIADDHADPRHVAADLVAQAEHDPLATAMLVTPSADLAQRVEHALADEVAGTKHVERVRTALEGQGTAVLVDDLDHAVDVTNVWGPEHLEIQTGDDEAVAARVRAAGTVFIGGCSPVSLGDYAAGPNHTLPTGGTARFTGGLTTSDFLVPVNWVAYDRDALAELAPVVDALGAAEDLPAHARAAAVRLDKEDPGE, encoded by the coding sequence ATGGGAACGGACGCGACCTGGCCGCTGCGGCGCCTCGATCTGCGCGGCGATCGGGAGGATCCGCGGTCGAGGCTGCCGCGGGCCTCCGAGGAGCAGGTGGCACAGGTGCGCCGTGAGACCGACGAGGTGCTCGCCGCCGTGCGCGCGGAGGGGGACACGGCGGTGCGACGCTACACCGAGCGGTTCGACGGGTTCGGTGGTGACCCGCGCCTCGAACCGGGGGCCCTGGACGCGGCGCTGGCTTCCACGCCTGCCGACCTGCGGGAAGCCCTGGAGCGGGCGGCCGATCAGATCCGCTGGTTCCACGAGCGGTGCCGTCCCCCCGACTGGGAGGACACGCGTGGCGGCGCGCGGATGGGCGTGCGGCACGCACCGATCGGTCGCGTCGGGGTCTACGTGCCCGGCGGCCAGGCCCCGCTGGTCTCCACGGCGCTCATGACGATCGTCCCCGCGCGGGTCGCCGGCGTCGACGAGGTCGTGCTGGCGACCCCACCGCGACCGGACGGCACGCCCGATCCCGGCATCCTCGCGGCGGCGGCGGTGGCCGGGGGCGTGGACCAGGCCTTCCGGATGGGCGGGGCCCAGGCGATCGGGGCCCTGGCGTACGGCACCGAGAGCGTCCCCCCGTGCGACAAGATCGTCGGGCCCGGTGCCGCGCACACCGCGGAGGCGAAGCAGCAGGTGGCCATGGACGGCGTCTGCGGGATCGACCTGCTGGCGGGCGTGACCGAGGTCGCGATCATCGCCGACGACCACGCCGATCCGCGCCACGTCGCCGCCGATCTCGTCGCACAGGCGGAGCACGACCCGCTCGCGACCGCGATGCTCGTGACCCCGTCCGCGGACCTGGCGCAGCGGGTCGAGCACGCGCTCGCCGACGAGGTGGCCGGGACGAAGCACGTCGAGCGGGTGCGCACCGCCCTGGAGGGACAGGGCACGGCCGTGCTCGTCGACGACCTCGACCACGCCGTCGACGTCACGAACGTCTGGGGACCGGAGCACCTCGAGATCCAGACCGGCGACGACGAGGCGGTGGCCGCCCGCGTGCGCGCGGCCGGCACCGTCTTCATCGGCGGCTGCAGCCCCGTGTCCCTCGGCGACTACGCGGCCGGGCCGAACCACACGCTGCCGACTGGGGGCACCGCGCGCTTCACCGGCGGGCTCACGACCAGCGACTTCCTCGTGCCCGTGAACTGGGTCGCCTACGACCGCGATGCCCTCGCCGAGCTGGCGCCCGTCGTCGATGCGCTCGGGGCGGCCGAGGATCTACCCGCGCACGCTCGTGCCGCCGCCGTCCGTCTCGACAAGGAGGACCCCGGTGAGTGA
- the hutH gene encoding histidine ammonia-lyase has protein sequence MVRTTTSAGSPVVLDGGPLAPEEVAAVARHGVEVSLAEDVRERLRAGRAAVEEHLAGARPVYGVTTGIGALADVRIDGPDIHRLQENLVRSHAAGVGDPLPAEVVRAVMLLRARTLAAGYSGVRAEVVDLLVGFLNARVHPVVPDRGSVGASGDLAQLAHIGLCLIGEGEADGPHGRAPAHELLSRSGLQPLRLEAKEGLALVNGTEGMAAIGALACVDARGLMTSADVTAALTVEGGHGTDGPFGDELHALRPHPGQARSASNLRRLLSGSPIIESHRESDHAVQDPYSVRCTPQVHGAARESLAFAERLVSTELASVTDNPVLLPDGRVESTGNFHGEPMAYALDLLAVGVAGLANIAERRTLWLIGPSDARGLPAFLSPDPGLGSGYMLAQYTQAALVSECKQLGVPAGLDSIPTSGIQEDHVSMGWLSGLKLRRAIDLARRVLAVEAVCGAQAIDLRRPYRPASGTGAAHRWIREHVAALSADRALTPEVEDVAARLAAGELAGAVEAAVGGLE, from the coding sequence GTGGTTCGGACGACGACCTCGGCCGGGTCGCCGGTCGTGCTCGACGGGGGCCCGCTGGCACCCGAGGAGGTCGCCGCGGTCGCGAGGCACGGCGTCGAGGTGTCGCTCGCCGAGGACGTCCGGGAGCGGCTGCGTGCCGGACGCGCAGCGGTCGAGGAGCATCTCGCCGGCGCCCGCCCGGTGTACGGGGTCACGACGGGCATCGGGGCCCTCGCCGACGTGCGGATCGACGGTCCCGACATCCATCGGCTGCAGGAGAACCTGGTACGCAGCCACGCGGCCGGGGTCGGGGACCCCCTGCCGGCCGAAGTGGTGCGCGCCGTGATGCTGCTGCGTGCCCGCACGCTGGCGGCGGGGTACTCCGGGGTGCGCGCCGAGGTCGTCGACCTCCTGGTCGGATTCCTGAACGCCCGGGTGCACCCGGTCGTGCCCGACCGCGGTTCGGTCGGGGCCAGCGGCGATCTGGCGCAGCTCGCCCACATCGGGCTCTGCCTCATCGGGGAGGGCGAGGCCGACGGTCCGCACGGACGTGCACCCGCGCACGAGCTCCTCAGCCGTTCCGGGCTCCAACCGCTCCGCCTCGAGGCGAAGGAGGGACTCGCGCTCGTCAACGGCACCGAGGGCATGGCCGCGATCGGGGCGCTCGCCTGTGTCGATGCGCGTGGGCTCATGACCTCCGCCGACGTCACGGCGGCGCTGACCGTCGAAGGCGGGCACGGCACCGACGGCCCGTTCGGCGACGAGCTGCACGCGCTCCGTCCCCATCCCGGTCAAGCACGCAGCGCCTCCAACCTCCGGCGTCTTCTCAGCGGGAGTCCGATCATCGAGAGCCACCGGGAGAGCGACCACGCGGTGCAGGACCCGTACTCGGTGCGGTGTACGCCCCAGGTGCACGGCGCCGCGCGCGAGTCGCTCGCGTTCGCCGAGCGGCTCGTCAGCACCGAACTCGCGTCGGTCACCGACAACCCCGTTCTGCTGCCGGACGGGCGCGTGGAGAGCACCGGCAACTTCCACGGTGAGCCGATGGCGTATGCGCTGGACCTTCTGGCCGTGGGCGTGGCGGGGCTCGCGAACATCGCCGAGCGTCGCACGCTCTGGCTGATCGGGCCCAGCGACGCCCGCGGCCTGCCGGCGTTCCTCTCCCCGGACCCGGGGCTCGGGTCCGGCTACATGCTGGCCCAGTACACCCAGGCGGCACTCGTGAGCGAGTGCAAGCAGCTCGGCGTGCCCGCCGGCCTCGACTCGATCCCGACCTCGGGGATCCAGGAGGACCATGTCAGCATGGGCTGGCTGTCCGGCCTGAAGCTTCGCCGCGCGATCGACCTGGCTCGCAGGGTGCTGGCCGTGGAGGCCGTCTGCGGCGCGCAGGCGATCGACCTGCGCCGGCCCTACCGGCCGGCGTCGGGCACGGGTGCGGCGCACCGCTGGATCCGCGAGCACGTCGCGGCCCTGAGCGCGGACCGAGCGCTCACCCCCGAGGTCGAGGACGTCGCTGCGCGCCTCGCCGCCGGGGAGCTCGCCGGTGCGGTCGAGGCGGCGGTCGGTGGGCTCGAATGA
- a CDS encoding LON peptidase substrate-binding domain-containing protein, which yields MSTLLPLFPLRTVLFPGRPLPLHVFEDRYRALLSDCLETDRRFGVVAIRCGQEVGQQAEVFDVGTIAEIEGVEHHEDGRADVTTRGTERFRIREIVETGPYLQARIEQLTEPELPPARGNGQLARSCEALRQLLHPYLAELGAPDELLVRLPRDPGELSWLAAAAVQVDLAERQRLLELDSVDERILETARILRRETTIMRHLGTVASLNPPGPGGAELN from the coding sequence ATGAGCACGCTCCTGCCCCTCTTCCCGCTTCGCACCGTCCTCTTCCCCGGGCGCCCCTTGCCGCTGCACGTGTTCGAGGATCGCTACCGCGCACTCCTCTCCGACTGTCTCGAGACGGATCGGCGCTTCGGGGTCGTCGCGATCCGCTGCGGTCAGGAGGTCGGCCAGCAGGCGGAGGTGTTCGACGTTGGCACGATCGCGGAGATCGAGGGGGTCGAGCACCACGAGGACGGGCGGGCCGACGTCACGACCCGCGGGACCGAGCGCTTCCGGATCCGCGAGATCGTCGAGACCGGGCCGTACCTCCAGGCGCGCATCGAGCAGTTGACCGAGCCCGAGTTGCCGCCGGCACGCGGCAACGGCCAGCTCGCTCGGTCCTGCGAGGCGCTGCGCCAGCTGCTGCACCCCTATCTCGCCGAGCTCGGTGCACCCGACGAGCTGCTGGTCCGGCTGCCCCGCGATCCCGGGGAGCTGAGCTGGTTGGCAGCGGCCGCCGTGCAGGTCGACCTGGCCGAGCGACAGCGTCTTCTCGAGCTCGACAGCGTCGACGAGCGCATCCTCGAGACCGCCCGGATTCTCCGGCGGGAGACGACGATCATGCGCCATCTGGGAACCGTCGCCTCCCTGAATCCCCCTGGTCCGGGGGGCGCGGAGCTGAACTAG
- the lgt gene encoding prolipoprotein diacylglyceryl transferase produces the protein MPSLLALMAQIPPPPGQGLPLGPVTLNFYGLVIGIGAVLAVLLARRRYAALGGDPEDLEMTAIVGLIAGFLGARIGFVLWRLPDFADRPLAVFAIWEGGLVLFGGLVGGIAAAWFMARRRGMDIPAFADAAAPGIPLAQAIGRWGNYFNQELYGLPADVPWALEVEPDRRAAGFEEFSTFHPTFLYESLANLVLVAVILVVGRGGRLHRGALIFVYLAGYSVIRFSVELLRIDTDFRLLGLSRNNWAFALLAIAAIVALVWWQRRPEPQPAPKSGSGRGTGSKGGAKGGSKGGSQSAKQSSRSRSKGRSAGGSKGGGKRPRSQR, from the coding sequence ATGCCTTCCTTGCTTGCGCTCATGGCCCAGATCCCGCCGCCGCCCGGGCAGGGGCTGCCGCTCGGCCCGGTGACCCTGAACTTCTACGGCCTCGTCATCGGCATCGGCGCGGTCCTTGCGGTTCTTCTCGCTCGTCGCCGCTACGCGGCCCTCGGGGGCGATCCCGAGGATCTCGAGATGACGGCGATCGTGGGGCTGATCGCCGGGTTCCTCGGGGCTCGGATCGGTTTCGTCCTGTGGCGGTTGCCTGACTTCGCCGATCGTCCTCTGGCCGTGTTCGCCATCTGGGAGGGGGGACTGGTCCTCTTCGGCGGTTTGGTCGGGGGGATCGCGGCGGCGTGGTTCATGGCTCGGCGGCGTGGGATGGACATCCCCGCGTTCGCCGACGCGGCCGCGCCCGGGATCCCGCTCGCGCAGGCGATCGGCCGCTGGGGCAACTACTTCAATCAGGAGCTGTATGGCCTGCCCGCGGACGTGCCGTGGGCACTCGAGGTCGAGCCGGACCGCCGGGCGGCGGGCTTCGAGGAGTTCAGCACCTTCCACCCGACGTTCTTGTACGAGTCGCTGGCGAACCTGGTCCTCGTGGCGGTGATCCTCGTCGTCGGGCGTGGTGGTCGCTTGCACCGAGGCGCCCTGATCTTCGTCTACCTCGCGGGTTACTCGGTGATCCGCTTCAGCGTGGAACTGCTGCGCATCGACACGGATTTCCGGCTGCTCGGGCTCTCGCGCAACAACTGGGCCTTCGCGCTCCTCGCGATCGCGGCGATCGTCGCACTCGTGTGGTGGCAGCGGCGTCCCGAGCCGCAGCCGGCCCCGAAGTCCGGGTCCGGTCGGGGCACCGGGTCGAAGGGTGGCGCCAAGGGGGGCTCGAAGGGGGGCTCGCAGTCCGCCAAGCAGAGCTCGAGGAGCCGTTCCAAGGGGCGCTCGGCGGGCGGGTCGAAGGGCGGCGGGAAACGCCCGCGGTCGCAGCGCTAG
- a CDS encoding penicillin-binding transpeptidase domain-containing protein translates to MPEPQDETELAAQAIGQGRVEASPAHMAGVAAAAVTGRWRQPFVVEGEGASETEAPGDPDVLSSLMEQAVEDGTGTAAAADGVTVLGKTGTAQVDDGEHAWFVGVAPELFGEDGSAGLAFAVLVEGGGAGGETAAPLAADLVGALAE, encoded by the coding sequence ATGCCCGAGCCACAGGACGAGACCGAACTCGCCGCGCAAGCCATCGGCCAAGGACGCGTCGAGGCCTCCCCCGCGCACATGGCCGGGGTGGCAGCGGCCGCCGTCACGGGTCGGTGGCGCCAGCCCTTCGTCGTCGAGGGGGAGGGTGCGTCGGAGACCGAGGCCCCCGGTGATCCGGACGTGCTCAGCAGCCTGATGGAACAGGCCGTCGAGGACGGGACCGGTACCGCCGCGGCCGCCGATGGCGTCACCGTCCTCGGCAAGACCGGCACCGCCCAGGTCGACGACGGGGAGCACGCCTGGTTCGTGGGCGTCGCACCCGAGCTGTTCGGAGAGGACGGATCAGCGGGCCTTGCCTTCGCCGTGCTCGTGGAGGGCGGGGGTGCGGGCGGGGAGACCGCAGCCCCGCTCGCGGCCGACCTCGTGGGGGCGCTCGCCGAATGA
- a CDS encoding putative bifunctional diguanylate cyclase/phosphodiesterase, whose amino-acid sequence MLTVLPLRGPESSAAYHRAFLVATSVYAVAVSAYVLADGGRSAGERLTILGLVGLVVLRAWWTGNRRPPSVVGDAAELTAMGTLAALLGSLIPILGLLLFAWCTRVAQGRRDMARAAAIYGGAYLIALAGAWDSPSVGFATVAIAAPLVGLHPFAAGWLLQALEAAERATRREEVLAASSTELGTARTLEDLDAAVGAALDRLTQLTDDATAFFARTDETAATVEIAQTRGDGAEGLRGTRIDVGELRTALDHLERRGVRSTLVLGPQSARSLGRQWGVELPQGHLTLGLVVVASQLSGVVAVGTPEVLGSNDRDALAALASEIGLVLDRLHLLEALEGSERRFRALVEHSSDLVLEVDRAGTIHLASAQARSLLGTAPEGLRGTCLFDLVHQDDREHVQHLLTEPGRRATVSAEWRFRHRDGHWIDTETALSDRRDDPDMADYVLTTRDVSERKALQRELSHQAFHDTLTGAANRALFAERLGHALERRAATNATAAVFFIDLDGFKRVNDQYGHSFGDRVLVATTDRVRTTVRTQDTVARLGGDEFAVLLEGLADAADARRIADRVAEVLARPMELDGVSVRCRASVGLAFLRPEDRDVEAMLRRADLAMYQAKAAGPGTVVEHSARLEDATRTRHALENDLHAAIPQGEIAVWYQPLVTVEDGTVVGLEALARWNSSRHGQVPPGVFIPLAEEIGLIDEIDQHVLGVACRDLAGWRVHHPDLTVSVNVSARNLESDGLVTAVEDTLADTGLPGQALVLELTETAIMQYPATAGAVIEELRSRSVRVALDDFGTGYSALGHLARFPLDQLKIDRVFLTGAQGGERGEQMLTAIVELGRRLGIDTVAEGVEESHHRDALVEARCKFAQGYLFGGPAPAETIAGRLQLVGGAGSSSRRPARRVPIEHPGG is encoded by the coding sequence GTGCTGACAGTCCTGCCGCTGCGGGGCCCGGAGTCGAGCGCGGCGTACCATCGGGCGTTCCTGGTCGCGACGAGCGTCTACGCGGTGGCCGTGTCCGCGTACGTGCTCGCCGACGGGGGTCGGAGTGCCGGTGAGCGGCTGACGATCCTCGGGCTCGTCGGGTTGGTCGTGTTGCGAGCGTGGTGGACCGGCAACCGGCGACCACCGAGCGTCGTCGGCGACGCGGCCGAGTTGACGGCGATGGGAACGCTCGCGGCCCTCCTCGGCAGCCTCATCCCGATCCTGGGGCTCCTGCTGTTCGCCTGGTGCACACGCGTGGCCCAGGGACGACGGGACATGGCGCGCGCCGCCGCCATCTACGGTGGTGCGTATCTCATCGCCCTCGCAGGGGCGTGGGATTCCCCGTCGGTCGGGTTCGCGACCGTCGCGATCGCCGCACCCCTGGTGGGATTGCACCCGTTCGCTGCGGGATGGCTACTGCAGGCGCTCGAGGCCGCCGAGCGAGCGACGCGCCGCGAGGAGGTGCTCGCCGCGAGCAGCACCGAGCTGGGCACCGCCCGCACCCTCGAGGACCTGGATGCCGCCGTCGGCGCCGCACTGGATCGCCTCACGCAGCTGACCGACGATGCCACGGCGTTCTTCGCGCGCACGGACGAGACGGCGGCCACGGTCGAGATCGCCCAGACCCGCGGTGACGGAGCCGAGGGGCTGCGCGGCACGAGGATCGACGTCGGCGAACTGCGCACCGCGCTGGATCACCTCGAGCGCCGGGGGGTGCGCAGCACGCTGGTGCTCGGGCCGCAGTCCGCGCGATCCCTCGGACGACAGTGGGGCGTCGAGCTCCCCCAGGGCCACCTCACGCTCGGGCTCGTCGTCGTCGCTTCCCAGCTCTCGGGGGTCGTCGCGGTCGGGACGCCCGAGGTGCTGGGCAGCAACGACCGTGATGCGCTCGCGGCGCTCGCGAGCGAGATCGGCCTCGTTCTGGACCGCCTGCACCTGTTGGAGGCGCTCGAGGGCAGCGAGCGCCGCTTCCGAGCACTGGTCGAGCACTCGTCGGACCTCGTCCTCGAGGTCGACCGTGCAGGCACGATCCACCTGGCCAGCGCCCAAGCGCGCAGCCTGCTCGGGACCGCGCCGGAGGGGCTGCGGGGGACGTGCCTGTTCGACCTCGTGCACCAGGACGACCGCGAGCACGTGCAGCACCTGCTCACGGAACCCGGGCGGCGGGCGACGGTGAGCGCCGAATGGCGGTTCCGGCATCGGGACGGCCACTGGATCGACACCGAGACGGCGCTGTCGGACCGACGCGACGATCCCGACATGGCCGACTACGTCCTCACCACCCGCGACGTGAGCGAGCGCAAGGCCCTGCAGCGCGAACTCTCCCATCAAGCGTTTCACGATACGCTCACCGGGGCGGCCAACCGGGCGCTGTTCGCCGAACGGCTCGGTCACGCCCTCGAGCGCCGCGCCGCCACCAACGCCACCGCGGCGGTCTTCTTCATCGACCTGGACGGGTTCAAGCGCGTCAACGATCAGTACGGCCACTCCTTCGGGGATCGTGTGCTGGTCGCGACGACCGATCGCGTTCGGACCACGGTGCGTACGCAGGACACCGTCGCGCGCCTCGGGGGCGACGAGTTCGCCGTCCTGCTCGAGGGCCTCGCGGATGCGGCGGATGCCCGGCGGATCGCCGATCGGGTGGCCGAGGTGCTGGCACGACCGATGGAGCTCGACGGGGTCAGCGTGCGTTGCCGAGCCTCGGTCGGCCTCGCGTTCCTGCGCCCGGAGGATCGGGACGTGGAGGCCATGCTGCGACGGGCCGATCTCGCGATGTACCAGGCGAAGGCGGCCGGGCCGGGAACGGTCGTGGAGCATTCCGCCCGCCTCGAGGACGCCACGCGGACCCGCCATGCGCTCGAGAACGATCTGCACGCCGCGATCCCCCAGGGTGAGATCGCGGTCTGGTACCAGCCGCTGGTGACCGTCGAGGACGGGACCGTCGTGGGGCTCGAGGCACTCGCGCGGTGGAACTCGTCCCGGCACGGGCAGGTCCCACCGGGCGTCTTCATCCCGCTCGCCGAGGAGATCGGGCTGATCGACGAGATCGACCAACACGTCCTCGGGGTGGCGTGCCGGGATCTCGCCGGGTGGCGGGTGCACCATCCCGACCTCACCGTCAGCGTGAACGTCAGCGCTCGGAATCTCGAGTCCGACGGACTGGTGACCGCGGTCGAGGACACGCTGGCCGACACGGGCCTGCCCGGCCAGGCCCTGGTGCTCGAGCTGACCGAAACGGCCATCATGCAGTACCCGGCGACCGCCGGCGCAGTCATCGAGGAGCTGCGGAGCCGCAGCGTGCGTGTCGCACTGGACGACTTCGGCACCGGGTACTCTGCCCTCGGGCACCTGGCGCGCTTCCCCCTCGATCAGTTGAAGATCGACCGCGTCTTCCTGACCGGGGCGCAAGGCGGCGAGCGGGGGGAGCAGATGCTGACCGCGATCGTCGAGCTGGGCCGGCGCCTCGGCATCGACACGGTCGCCGAGGGGGTCGAGGAATCCCACCACCGCGACGCGCTGGTCGAAGCCCGGTGCAAGTTCGCCCAGGGGTATCTGTTCGGTGGACCGGCACCGGCCGAGACCATCGCCGGGCGCCTGCAACTCGTGGGCGGCGCTGGCAGCTCGTCCCGGCGGCCTGCGCGCCGCGTCCCGATCGAACACCCCGGTGGCTGA